In the Candidatus Kryptobacter tengchongensis genome, one interval contains:
- a CDS encoding arabinogalactan oligomer / maltooligosaccharide transport system permease protein, translating into MNRKTLFILALLLPALLIMFGVIVYPFFYNILLSLSNMSLRHFRDWRIIGLKQYVKVFTENTFYVVFFKTVIWTFVNVSFHVVIGVFLALILNRKSLKFKPVFRTLLILPWAIPQVITALTWRSMFNYEYGAINIFIAKYFNMSPVEWLLRPFEAFTACIITNVWLGFPFMMVVALGGLQSIPHELYEAADIDGASAWQKFKNITVPFLRPVMAPAITLGIIWTFNNLNIVWLVSNGGEPSDQTHILVSYVYKAAFNLYRYGYAAALSVVIFLILLVIGIYFLKKTRAVESVY; encoded by the coding sequence ATGAATAGAAAAACTCTATTCATACTTGCGCTTCTTCTCCCAGCATTGTTGATAATGTTCGGAGTTATCGTTTATCCTTTCTTTTATAACATCCTCCTTTCCTTATCAAATATGAGCCTGCGTCATTTTCGGGATTGGAGGATAATTGGCTTAAAACAATATGTAAAGGTTTTTACCGAAAATACTTTTTATGTTGTGTTTTTTAAAACTGTAATCTGGACATTTGTAAATGTTAGTTTCCATGTTGTAATAGGTGTTTTTCTTGCGTTGATTTTAAATAGGAAATCTTTAAAATTTAAACCTGTTTTTAGAACGCTTTTGATTTTACCTTGGGCGATTCCACAAGTTATAACTGCGCTGACTTGGCGAAGTATGTTTAATTACGAATATGGGGCAATAAATATATTCATTGCGAAGTATTTTAACATGTCCCCTGTTGAATGGCTTTTAAGACCTTTTGAAGCTTTTACAGCTTGCATTATCACCAATGTATGGCTTGGGTTCCCATTTATGATGGTTGTAGCTCTTGGCGGGTTACAGAGCATCCCACATGAGCTTTATGAAGCAGCTGATATTGACGGGGCATCGGCTTGGCAAAAGTTTAAAAATATAACTGTGCCGTTTTTAAGACCAGTTATGGCTCCAGCAATTACGCTTGGGATCATCTGGACATTTAACAACCTTAACATTGTTTGGCTTGTTTCAAATGGCGGTGAACCAAGCGATCAAACACATATACTTGTCTCATATGTTTATAAAGCTGCCTTTAACCTCTATAGATATGGCTATGCTGCTGCTCTATCGGTTGTGATATTTTTAATTTTGCTCGTTATCGGAATTTATTTCTTAAAGAAAACGAGAGCAGTTGAATCTGTCTATTAA
- a CDS encoding arabinogalactan oligomer / maltooligosaccharide transport system substrate-binding protein, whose translation MKIVKLVSIALMLFFLVSCSSNNPSQIRIVIWHQKPPGEREILEQAVKKYMEIHPNIKIIVLYKETEELRSAYIISAIAGKGPDIVYGPSDQVGPFELLEIIKPLEQIFDTSFLNQFDPRGLLWYKGHLYQIGDQIGNHLFLLYNKDLVKKPPQTMNELIQIGKELTKDFDGDGKIDQYGLVWNYTEPFFFIPFLTGFGGWVMDSLGNPTLNSQSTVKALKFVRDLRDKFKIIPRECDYNTADALFKEGRAGMLINGPWSIGGYKKAGVKFGITRIPKVDETGLWPAPMISIKGYSINMNVDEGKLPYVVDLLKYLVSAEVQLELTKTLGTIPTHKKALESEIVKNDPLVQSSIWQAEVGKPMPVVPELRAIWDSMRPYYQAVLGGTMTPEEAARKMQELALKKIEEMNE comes from the coding sequence ATGAAAATTGTGAAGTTGGTTTCAATTGCGTTAATGCTTTTTTTCCTCGTCTCATGTTCTTCAAATAACCCAAGTCAAATCCGAATAGTCATCTGGCATCAGAAACCCCCAGGAGAAAGGGAAATACTTGAGCAAGCAGTGAAAAAGTATATGGAAATTCATCCAAATATAAAGATTATCGTTTTATACAAAGAGACTGAGGAACTTAGATCGGCATACATAATATCTGCCATAGCTGGTAAGGGACCTGACATTGTTTATGGTCCAAGTGATCAGGTTGGACCTTTTGAACTGCTTGAGATTATAAAACCACTTGAGCAAATTTTTGATACAAGTTTTTTAAATCAATTTGACCCACGGGGTTTGCTCTGGTATAAAGGACATCTTTATCAAATTGGAGATCAAATTGGGAATCATCTTTTTCTTTTATACAATAAAGATCTTGTCAAAAAGCCACCTCAGACAATGAATGAATTAATTCAAATTGGGAAAGAGTTAACAAAAGATTTTGACGGGGATGGGAAAATTGACCAATATGGTCTTGTTTGGAATTATACAGAGCCGTTTTTTTTCATTCCCTTTCTAACTGGATTCGGTGGGTGGGTGATGGATTCATTGGGAAATCCAACTTTAAATAGTCAATCAACTGTAAAGGCGTTAAAGTTTGTCCGTGATTTGAGGGATAAGTTTAAAATTATCCCTCGTGAGTGTGATTATAATACAGCTGATGCTTTGTTTAAGGAAGGAAGAGCGGGGATGCTTATAAATGGACCTTGGTCAATTGGTGGTTATAAAAAAGCGGGGGTTAAATTTGGAATAACCAGAATTCCAAAAGTTGATGAAACCGGACTTTGGCCAGCTCCAATGATTTCCATAAAGGGTTATTCCATTAATATGAATGTTGATGAAGGTAAATTGCCTTATGTTGTAGATTTGTTAAAATATCTTGTCAGTGCGGAGGTTCAGCTTGAACTTACTAAAACACTCGGCACAATCCCAACGCATAAGAAAGCACTTGAAAGCGAGATTGTAAAGAATGACCCGCTTGTTCAATCTTCAATATGGCAAGCTGAGGTAGGGAAGCCGATGCCTGTGGTTCCAGAGCTTAGAGCGATATGGGATTCAATGCGCCCATATTACCAAGCAGTTCTCGGTGGAACTATGACCCCTGAAGAAGCAGCTCGGAAAATGCAAGAGCTTGCGCTAAAAAAAATTGAAGAGATGAATGAATAG
- a CDS encoding Pimeloyl-ACP methyl ester carboxylesterase, which translates to MKMKINEINIDYNFYRVEDSPTVVFVHGFPFNQKMWAPQVEVLKGKCSVLTYDGRGLGQSEVGDGQFMFENLVDDFIELLRSLKIGRVIACGLSMGGYVILRAYEKQPSLFHSLILCDTRSEADGNEAKLRRAQMLHVLKFHGKEKFADEFIKTVLSPKTFERKSEIVNFVRDMIIQNSEIGIAGNLIALSTRTDTSHLLEKIDIPVLIIVGEDDVLTPPSLAQTLHSKIKNSHLAVIPSAGHLSNLENSEKFNDVFLKFLKDVCQI; encoded by the coding sequence ATGAAGATGAAAATTAACGAGATAAACATTGACTACAACTTCTACAGAGTTGAAGATTCCCCGACCGTGGTCTTTGTTCATGGTTTTCCTTTCAATCAAAAGATGTGGGCTCCGCAGGTTGAGGTTTTAAAAGGTAAATGCTCCGTTTTAACCTACGATGGACGTGGGCTTGGGCAAAGTGAAGTTGGAGATGGACAGTTTATGTTTGAAAATCTTGTTGATGATTTTATTGAATTGTTAAGAAGTTTGAAAATTGGAAGGGTAATCGCTTGCGGTTTATCAATGGGTGGATATGTAATTTTAAGAGCTTATGAAAAACAACCGTCGCTGTTTCATTCCTTAATTTTGTGTGATACGAGGTCTGAAGCGGATGGGAACGAGGCAAAATTGAGAAGGGCACAAATGCTTCATGTTTTAAAATTTCACGGGAAGGAGAAATTTGCTGACGAGTTCATCAAAACCGTTTTGTCGCCAAAAACATTTGAAAGGAAAAGCGAAATTGTTAATTTCGTGCGTGATATGATCATTCAAAATAGTGAAATTGGAATTGCCGGAAATTTGATTGCGCTTTCAACAAGAACCGATACATCACATTTGCTTGAAAAAATAGATATCCCTGTTCTGATCATCGTCGGCGAAGATGATGTATTGACACCACCTTCGCTTGCTCAAACTCTTCACAGCAAAATAAAAAATAGTCATTTAGCAGTAATTCCATCCGCAGGACATTTAAGTAATCTTGAAAATAGCGAAAAGTTTAACGATGTATTTTTAAAATTTCTGAAAGATGTATGCCAGATTTAA
- a CDS encoding carbohydrate ABC transporter membrane protein 2, CUT1 family (TC 3.A.1.1.-) yields the protein MNQYKAKQFFIDILIYLFLVLFTLAVIYPILNVVSISLRPADKLLSTSLRIIPENATLSSYIQLFKSTPFLRWLFNSTFVSFVVMLTGVTLASTAGYALSRFSFWGKKAVMIGILITQMFPATMLLLPLYIMLIKLHLLNSYLGLIIVYTSTALPFCVWQMKGYYDTIPVSLEEAARIDGCNQFQAFYKVVFPLALPALVITALFSFMSAWAEYVVAAQILQEPELYTLAIGLKQFESSMATEWGLYAAGSLIVSIPAVLLFLILSKYLISGLTLGSVKG from the coding sequence ATGAATCAGTATAAAGCAAAACAGTTTTTCATTGACATTTTAATATATCTTTTTCTCGTTCTTTTCACACTTGCTGTTATTTATCCAATTTTAAATGTTGTGAGTATTTCCCTTAGACCTGCGGACAAGCTTTTATCAACATCTTTGAGAATTATACCTGAAAATGCGACGCTAAGCTCGTATATTCAGTTGTTCAAATCCACGCCTTTTTTAAGGTGGCTTTTTAATTCTACTTTTGTCTCTTTTGTTGTGATGTTAACAGGGGTAACGCTTGCTTCAACTGCTGGATATGCTTTATCAAGATTTAGTTTCTGGGGCAAAAAAGCGGTAATGATTGGAATTTTGATCACGCAAATGTTCCCCGCAACTATGCTTTTGCTCCCACTTTACATTATGCTTATTAAACTTCACCTTCTAAATAGCTATCTTGGGCTTATCATAGTTTACACATCTACAGCTTTGCCATTTTGTGTCTGGCAGATGAAGGGATATTATGATACGATACCCGTAAGTTTGGAGGAAGCAGCAAGAATTGATGGATGCAATCAATTTCAAGCGTTTTACAAAGTGGTTTTTCCGCTTGCCTTGCCAGCCCTTGTTATAACTGCGCTTTTTTCTTTTATGTCTGCTTGGGCTGAATATGTTGTGGCTGCTCAGATTTTGCAAGAGCCAGAGCTTTACACTCTTGCAATTGGGCTAAAACAGTTTGAATCAAGTATGGCAACCGAATGGGGATTATACGCTGCTGGTTCTTTGATTGTAAGCATACCGGCTGTCTTGTTGTTTTTGATTTTGAGCAAATATCTAATATCTGGTTTGACTCTTGGAAGTGTAAAGGGTTAA